A stretch of the Calditrichota bacterium genome encodes the following:
- a CDS encoding IS3 family transposase, which produces MLNELRDDGVAQGALEGARSATVSAPCAAAEVKRWSAGRKKQVVLRLLRGESVDAISRELAVPIYRLEEWRDRALAGMDTGLKERENDPVEKQLDDANRRIGELVMEVEILHKERQAKRPLVGRRSSR; this is translated from the coding sequence ATGCTGAATGAGTTGAGAGATGATGGGGTTGCGCAGGGGGCGCTGGAAGGAGCGCGTAGCGCGACTGTAAGCGCGCCCTGCGCGGCGGCCGAGGTCAAGCGCTGGTCGGCAGGCCGGAAGAAGCAAGTCGTTCTGCGCCTGCTGCGCGGCGAATCGGTGGATGCCATTTCACGCGAGTTGGCGGTGCCGATATACCGGCTGGAGGAATGGCGCGACCGCGCCCTGGCCGGCATGGATACCGGACTCAAGGAACGCGAGAACGATCCGGTCGAGAAGCAGCTCGATGATGCCAACCGACGCATCGGCGAACTGGTGATGGAAGTCGAAATCCTTCACAAGGAAAGGCAGGCGAAGCGCCCTTTGGTCGGCAGGAGGTCGTCACGATGA
- a CDS encoding DDE-type integrase/transposase/recombinase: MSRETSVVTGKPYGLERICRVLEFPRSTIYAQQARETAKVVPLHPVRRGPKPKVSDTDLLAAIRADLAASPFVGEGHRKVWARLRILHNIRASKDRVCRLMRENALLSPHRVPQGKPLQHDGSIQTAAPNLMWGTDGIRIETVEEGWAWVFSAVDHFDACCVGMHTAKIGNRFAAMQPIAQGLHAEFGATGKDAGKGLKLRMDHGTQYTADDFLSQIEFWGIDKSFAFVAEPQTNGVAERFNRTLKEQVIHGRVFRNVRELHAAVTEFKDRYNRHWRLEKLGFMSPLEARQSYAIRKVA, translated from the coding sequence ATGAGCCGCGAGACCTCCGTGGTAACAGGCAAACCCTATGGTCTGGAACGAATCTGCCGGGTGCTGGAGTTTCCTCGCTCGACAATCTACGCCCAACAGGCCAGGGAGACCGCCAAGGTGGTTCCGCTGCATCCGGTACGGCGCGGGCCCAAGCCGAAGGTCTCGGACACCGATCTGCTGGCCGCCATTCGTGCCGACCTGGCGGCTTCACCGTTCGTCGGCGAAGGCCATCGCAAAGTCTGGGCGCGTTTGCGCATCCTGCACAACATCCGCGCCTCCAAGGATCGTGTCTGCCGCCTGATGCGTGAGAATGCCTTGCTGTCGCCCCATCGGGTGCCGCAGGGCAAGCCCTTGCAGCACGACGGGTCGATTCAGACCGCAGCGCCGAATCTGATGTGGGGTACTGACGGCATTCGCATCGAGACTGTCGAGGAAGGTTGGGCCTGGGTGTTCTCGGCCGTCGACCACTTCGATGCCTGCTGCGTCGGCATGCACACCGCGAAGATCGGTAACCGCTTCGCCGCCATGCAGCCGATTGCCCAGGGACTTCATGCCGAATTTGGCGCCACGGGCAAGGATGCCGGCAAGGGACTCAAACTGCGGATGGATCACGGCACGCAGTACACCGCCGATGACTTCCTGAGCCAGATCGAATTCTGGGGCATCGACAAGAGCTTCGCCTTCGTCGCCGAGCCGCAGACCAACGGAGTGGCCGAGCGATTCAACCGGACGCTGAAGGAGCAGGTCATCCACGGCCGCGTCTTCCGCAACGTCAGGGAACTCCATGCCGCCGTCACGGAGTTCAAGGATCGCTACAATCGCCACTGGCGTCTCGAAAAACTGGGCTTCATGTCACCCCTTGAAGCCCGGCAGTCTTATGCCATCCGGAAGGTCGCATGA